Genomic DNA from Oscillatoria salina IIICB1:
TTGCGACGATATTCGCTAACTTCTAGTAACAATAAAATCAACATTGCTACTACCAAAACGAATAAACTAAGCGTTTCTGTCACCGAGCCTAATCTCCTAAATGCTTCACTAGCAATTTGATTTAAAGATTCAGAAGATATTCCTTGTCCGACGGGTAAACCTCTTTGCTGCGCCCAAGATATTATTGTCTGAATAAATTGCTGGAAGCGAGCTGCATATTCAGGTAGTTTTGGTGCAACAATTTCAGCACTTAAAACTAACGCCCCAATACCTAAAGAAAAAATTCCCGCTAGCAACAACATGACTAATAACATACTCAACCATTTTGGTAGATAGCGATTGAACCAGCGTTGCAAAGGGTAAACTAAAACAGCGATAAAAAAAGCAAAAGCCAAGGGCATTGTAATGACTTTTGTCGCTTTCAGAAACCAGATCGCCAAGAAAGTTACAGCGATCGCGAGTAAAATTGGTACAGTTTTGGATGCTCTTCTCATATCTCATAGTTGATAGTTGCGCTTTAGTGCCATTCTTTTTCTATCTCTGCTATTCGCCGTTTTACCTGAATTACACTATCTGGATTTAAAGAAATTGAATCAATACCCGCTTCAACTAAAAATGCAGCAAAATCAGGATAATCGCTCGGTGCTTGTCCGCAAATTCCTACTTTGCGGTTATTTTTCTTAGCAGTGTCAATTAAGCGACGAATAACGCGCTTGACGGCTAAATTCTGCTCGTCAAATAAGTCTGAAAGTCCCTCAGAATCTCTGTCTACTCCTAAGACTAATTGAGTTAAATCGTTGCTTCCAATGGAAAAGCCGTCAAAACGTTGAGAAAATTCTGCGGCTAATTCAACGTTTGCAGGAATTTCGCACATCACATAAATTTGTAAATCGTTTTCGCCTTTTTTTAAGTTATTTTCAGCTAAAACTGTCAAAATTTTGTCTGCTTCTGCGAGGGTGCGACAGAAAGGAATCATGATAATGACATTAGTAAAACCCATAACTTCGCGCACTCGCTTAATTGCGCGACATTCAAGAGCAAAACCTTCGCGGTAGCGATCGCTATAATATCTCGATGCTCCTCGAAATCCTAACATCGGGTTCGATTCTTGGGGTTCAAATTGTTTTCCACCAATTAAATCTGCATACTCGTTGGTTTTAAAATCGCTCATTCTGACAATTACTGGATTTGGATGTTGAGAAGCAGCAATTTTGCCAATTCCTAAAGCTAAGTTTTCGACAAAATACTCAATTCGATCGGGGTAAGCTGCCGTTAATTGTGCGATTTGTTGTTGAGCTTCCCGATCTGCTAATTCGTTAAAATGAACTAACGCCATTGGATGAATTTTTATGGTATTATTAATAATAAATTCCATCCGCGCCAAACCAATGCCTTGACTTGGCAATCGCCACCAGCGAAATGCTGCTGAAGGACTAGCGATGTTCATCATAATTTGTGTTTTTGTTTCGGGAATATCCTGCAAACTTACATCAGATTCATCGTATTCTAAAATACCTTGATAGATAAAAGCTTCGTCACCTTCAGCACAACTAACGGTAATTTCTTGACCTTCTTCTAAGATATGAGTTGCTTTTTCGGTGCCGACAATTGCCGGAATTCCTAACTCGCGGCTGACAATCGCAGCATGGCAAGTTCTCCCGCCATAATCAGTAACAATTGCTGCGGCTTGTTTCATGATTGGCACCCAATCGGGA
This window encodes:
- the ppsA gene encoding phosphoenolpyruvate synthase; the encoded protein is MSEFPKNKYIRWFENLDSNDVDLVGGKNASLGEMIQELKKKGIRVPDGFATTAEAYRYFLAANELTEKIKNQLDKLAKGEENLEKVGAEIRQVFAGAEFPEDLAKAIEKAYRELSDRYEIETVDVAARSSATAEDLPSASFAGQQETFLNLTGEAEVLDACRKCYASLFTDRAISYRENQGFDHLKVALSVGVQKMVRSDKASAGVMFSLDTETGFPNVVVIDGAWGLGENVVQGSVTPDEYKVFKPLLSAEKIQPIVGKKLGTKEKKMVYASGDSHATENQKTSAEERQQFTLTDEEILQLAKWATAIEAHYEKPMDMEWAKDGETSEMYIVQARPETVQSQKNAASLKTYQLKEQGEKILTGISIGEAIAAGKVCRIKSAEDIEKFTKGSILVTEMTDPDWVPIMKQAAAIVTDYGGRTCHAAIVSRELGIPAIVGTEKATHILEEGQEITVSCAEGDEAFIYQGILEYDESDVSLQDIPETKTQIMMNIASPSAAFRWWRLPSQGIGLARMEFIINNTIKIHPMALVHFNELADREAQQQIAQLTAAYPDRIEYFVENLALGIGKIAASQHPNPVIVRMSDFKTNEYADLIGGKQFEPQESNPMLGFRGASRYYSDRYREGFALECRAIKRVREVMGFTNVIIMIPFCRTLAEADKILTVLAENNLKKGENDLQIYVMCEIPANVELAAEFSQRFDGFSIGSNDLTQLVLGVDRDSEGLSDLFDEQNLAVKRVIRRLIDTAKKNNRKVGICGQAPSDYPDFAAFLVEAGIDSISLNPDSVIQVKRRIAEIEKEWH